Proteins co-encoded in one Neodiprion lecontei isolate iyNeoLeco1 chromosome 3, iyNeoLeco1.1, whole genome shotgun sequence genomic window:
- the LOC107227869 gene encoding vacuolar protein sorting-associated protein 35 isoform X1, whose translation MMDWGWQFRSDSNVSLFFSQPMTPTMTGVEEQEKLLEDAVGVVKVQAFQMKHCLDKSRLMDALKHASTMLGELRTSLLSPKSYYELYMAITDELRHLELYLLDEFQKGRKVADLYELVQYAGNIVPRLYLLITVGLVYIKTNPCLKRDLLRDLVEMCRGVQHPLRGLFLRNYLLQCTRNVLPDVAEGVEQEGTVSTRERFPGMLLLQVRDSIDFVLMNFAEMNKLWVRMQHQGHSRDRERREREREELRILVGTNLVRLSQLETVTLDKYKKLVLPGILEQVVSCRDAIAQEYLMECIIQVFPDEFHLQTLNAFLKSCAELQNGVNVKNIIISLIDRLAAFSQRSDGVGGPGSPSQLQGIPTDVKLFDVFSDQVATIIQTRQDMPPEDIVSLQVALINLAHKCYPDRVDYIDKVLSTTVQIFQKLNIERLEYNSAVSRELSRLVKIPVDNYKNILTVLKLEHFAPLLEYFDYEGRKSLAVYIITNILDNETLIPAQEQVDAVLSMVSPLVQDQPDQPTIEEDPEDFAEEQGLLGRLIHHFKSETADQQYMILSAARKHFSTGGNKRIKYTLPPIVFQAYQLAFTYKSLKDQDDMWQKKCQKIFQFCHVTITALMKAELAELPLRLFLQGAIAIGEIRFDNFETVAYEFMSQAFSIYEDEISDSKAQLAAITLIIATFEQMSCFSEENAEPVRNQCALYASKLLKKPDQCRGVSTCSHIFWSGKSIATGGKEMQDGNKVLDCLKKGIRIASQCMDTSVQVQLFVELLNHYIYFYEKGNAALSVQILNQVIAKIREELPNLEVSEETEQIQKHLANTLEHLRNRMESPESEGPSYQGLVL comes from the exons atgatgGACTGGGGATGGCAGTTCAGATCTGATTCtaac GTATCTCTGTTTTTTTCGCAGCCAATGACACCAACCATGACTGGCGTTGAGGAGCAAGAAAAACTATTGGAGGATGCCGTCGGTGTTGTTAAGGTTCAGGCCTTTCAGATGAAGCACTGCCTAGATAAATCCAGGCTCATGGATGCACTAAAACATGCTTCGACCATGCTGGGAGAGCTCCGCACCTCGCTGCTGAGTCCCAAGAGTTACTATGAACTGT ACATGGCGATAACTGACGAGCTTCGACATCTGGAACTTTACTTACTAGATGAGTTTCAGAAAGGGAGAAAAGTTGCAGATCTCTATGAGCTTGTTCAATATGCTGGAAATATTGTACCTAGATT GTATCTACTCATAACGGTCGGTCTAGTTTATATTAAGACAAATCCCTGCTTGAAGAGAGATCTACTGCGTGATTTAGTAGAAATGTGCCGTGGAGTTCAGCATCCATTGAGAGGGTTGtttttaagaaattatttACTACAATGCACACGAAACGTGTTGCCTGACGTAGCTGAGGGAGTTGAACAAGAGGGCACGGTGAGTACGCGAGAGCGTTTCCCAGGAATGTTGCTGTTGCAG GTACGAGACAGTATTGACTTTGTGTTGATGAACTTTGCTGAAATGAATAAGCTGTGGGTCAGAATGCAGCATCAGGGTCACAGCAGAGACagggaaagaagagaaaggGAACGCGAAGAGCTACGGATCCTGGTCGGAACAAATTTAGTCAGACTCAGCCAGTTAGAGACGGTTACCCTTGACAAATACAAGAAG TTGGTTTTACCAGGAATATTAGAACAGGTTGTTAGCTGCAGGGATGCAATCGCGCAGGAATACCTCATGGAATGCATAATCCAG GTGTTTCCTGATGAATTTCACTTACAAACGCTGAATGCGTTTCTGAAATCATGTGCCGAGCTGCAAAATGGTGTAAATGTAAAGaacatcattatttcattGATTGACAGACTGGCCGCTTTCAGTCAGCGATCAGATGGAGTCGGTGGACCAGGAAGCCCAAGTCAACTTCAAGGAATTCCAACAGATGTGAAATTGTTCGATGTATTTAGTGACCAAGTGGCGACGATCATTCAG ACCAGGCAAGACATGCCACCCGAAGACATTGTGTCGCTCCAAGTAGCGCTCATCAATTTAGCGCACAAGTGTTATCCAGACAGAGTTGATTACATCGACAAGGTTTTGTCAACCACGGTGCAAATATTCCAGAAGCTCAATATTGAAAG ATTAGAATACAACAGTGCAGTTTCGAGGGAATTATCCAGGCTGGTGAAAATACCTGTCGATAACTATAAGAACATACTGACCGTTTTGAAACTCGAACATTTCGCACCACTTTTGGAATACTTCGATTATGAAGGAAGGAAATCATTGGCTGTTTACATAATCACGAATATCTTGGATAATGAAACCCTGATACCTGCGCAAGAACAAGTCGACGCTGTCCTGTCAATGGTTTCTCCTCTGGTTCAAGACCAACCAGACCAACCAACTATTGAAGAAGATCCCGAAGATTTTGCCGAAGAACAGGGCCTTCTTGGTAGACTGATTCATCACTTTAAATCGGAAACTGCTGACCAGCAATACATGATTTTGAGTGCAGCAAGAAAACATTTCAGCACTGGTGGAAATAAGAGAATCAAGTACACTCTCCCACCCATCGTGTTTCAAGCTTATCAGTTGGCCTTTACCTACAAGAGCCTGAAAGATCAA GATGACATGTGGCAGAAAAAGTGTCAGAAAATCTTTCAATTCTGTCACGTGACAATCACCGCATTGATGAAAGCCGAGCTTGCCGAACTTCCACTTCGGCTTTTTCTCCAAGGAGCCATTGCTATTGGTGAAATTCGCTTTGATAACTTCGAAACAGTCGCCTATGAATTTATGAGTCAAGCTTTCTCCATTTACGAAGATGAGATTAGCGATTCGAAAGCCCAGTTAGCTGCCATTACACTTATAATCGCAACTTTCGAACAAATGAGTTGCTTTTCCGAAGAGAATGCTGAACCAGTTAGAAACCAGTGTGCACTTTACGCTAGCAAGTTACTGAAGAAGCCAGATCAATGCAGAGGGGTTTCTACTTGTTCCCACATATTCTGGTCTGGAAAGTCAATTGCCACTGGTGGTAAAGAG ATGCAAGACGGGAACAAAGTACTGGATTGCTTGAAAAAGGGAATTAGAATAGCGAGCCAGTGCATGGATACGTCTGTCCAAGTTCAACTTTTTGTTGAATTGCTTAATCATTATATTTACTTTTACGAAAAAGGAAATGCAGCG TTGAGCGTACAAATTTTGAACCAAGTGATTGCCAAGATAAGGGAGGAATTGCCAAACCTCGAGGTTAGCGAAGAAACGGAACAGATTCAAAAACATTTAGCAAATACTCTAGAGCACCTTCGGAACCGGATGGAGTCTCCCGAATCGGAAGGTCCATCGTATCAAGGTCTCGTACTGTAA
- the LOC107227869 gene encoding vacuolar protein sorting-associated protein 35 isoform X6, whose product MCIIQPMTPTMTGVEEQEKLLEDAVGVVKVQAFQMKHCLDKSRLMDALKHASTMLGELRTSLLSPKSYYELYMAITDELRHLELYLLDEFQKGRKVADLYELVQYAGNIVPRLYLLITVGLVYIKTNPCLKRDLLRDLVEMCRGVQHPLRGLFLRNYLLQCTRNVLPDVAEGVEQEGTVSTRERFPGMLLLQVRDSIDFVLMNFAEMNKLWVRMQHQGHSRDRERREREREELRILVGTNLVRLSQLETVTLDKYKKLVLPGILEQVVSCRDAIAQEYLMECIIQVFPDEFHLQTLNAFLKSCAELQNGVNVKNIIISLIDRLAAFSQRSDGVGGPGSPSQLQGIPTDVKLFDVFSDQVATIIQTRQDMPPEDIVSLQVALINLAHKCYPDRVDYIDKVLSTTVQIFQKLNIERLEYNSAVSRELSRLVKIPVDNYKNILTVLKLEHFAPLLEYFDYEGRKSLAVYIITNILDNETLIPAQEQVDAVLSMVSPLVQDQPDQPTIEEDPEDFAEEQGLLGRLIHHFKSETADQQYMILSAARKHFSTGGNKRIKYTLPPIVFQAYQLAFTYKSLKDQDDMWQKKCQKIFQFCHVTITALMKAELAELPLRLFLQGAIAIGEIRFDNFETVAYEFMSQAFSIYEDEISDSKAQLAAITLIIATFEQMSCFSEENAEPVRNQCALYASKLLKKPDQCRGVSTCSHIFWSGKSIATGGKEMQDGNKVLDCLKKGIRIASQCMDTSVQVQLFVELLNHYIYFYEKGNAALSVQILNQVIAKIREELPNLEVSEETEQIQKHLANTLEHLRNRMESPESEGPSYQGLVL is encoded by the exons ATGTGTATTATCCAG CCAATGACACCAACCATGACTGGCGTTGAGGAGCAAGAAAAACTATTGGAGGATGCCGTCGGTGTTGTTAAGGTTCAGGCCTTTCAGATGAAGCACTGCCTAGATAAATCCAGGCTCATGGATGCACTAAAACATGCTTCGACCATGCTGGGAGAGCTCCGCACCTCGCTGCTGAGTCCCAAGAGTTACTATGAACTGT ACATGGCGATAACTGACGAGCTTCGACATCTGGAACTTTACTTACTAGATGAGTTTCAGAAAGGGAGAAAAGTTGCAGATCTCTATGAGCTTGTTCAATATGCTGGAAATATTGTACCTAGATT GTATCTACTCATAACGGTCGGTCTAGTTTATATTAAGACAAATCCCTGCTTGAAGAGAGATCTACTGCGTGATTTAGTAGAAATGTGCCGTGGAGTTCAGCATCCATTGAGAGGGTTGtttttaagaaattatttACTACAATGCACACGAAACGTGTTGCCTGACGTAGCTGAGGGAGTTGAACAAGAGGGCACGGTGAGTACGCGAGAGCGTTTCCCAGGAATGTTGCTGTTGCAG GTACGAGACAGTATTGACTTTGTGTTGATGAACTTTGCTGAAATGAATAAGCTGTGGGTCAGAATGCAGCATCAGGGTCACAGCAGAGACagggaaagaagagaaaggGAACGCGAAGAGCTACGGATCCTGGTCGGAACAAATTTAGTCAGACTCAGCCAGTTAGAGACGGTTACCCTTGACAAATACAAGAAG TTGGTTTTACCAGGAATATTAGAACAGGTTGTTAGCTGCAGGGATGCAATCGCGCAGGAATACCTCATGGAATGCATAATCCAG GTGTTTCCTGATGAATTTCACTTACAAACGCTGAATGCGTTTCTGAAATCATGTGCCGAGCTGCAAAATGGTGTAAATGTAAAGaacatcattatttcattGATTGACAGACTGGCCGCTTTCAGTCAGCGATCAGATGGAGTCGGTGGACCAGGAAGCCCAAGTCAACTTCAAGGAATTCCAACAGATGTGAAATTGTTCGATGTATTTAGTGACCAAGTGGCGACGATCATTCAG ACCAGGCAAGACATGCCACCCGAAGACATTGTGTCGCTCCAAGTAGCGCTCATCAATTTAGCGCACAAGTGTTATCCAGACAGAGTTGATTACATCGACAAGGTTTTGTCAACCACGGTGCAAATATTCCAGAAGCTCAATATTGAAAG ATTAGAATACAACAGTGCAGTTTCGAGGGAATTATCCAGGCTGGTGAAAATACCTGTCGATAACTATAAGAACATACTGACCGTTTTGAAACTCGAACATTTCGCACCACTTTTGGAATACTTCGATTATGAAGGAAGGAAATCATTGGCTGTTTACATAATCACGAATATCTTGGATAATGAAACCCTGATACCTGCGCAAGAACAAGTCGACGCTGTCCTGTCAATGGTTTCTCCTCTGGTTCAAGACCAACCAGACCAACCAACTATTGAAGAAGATCCCGAAGATTTTGCCGAAGAACAGGGCCTTCTTGGTAGACTGATTCATCACTTTAAATCGGAAACTGCTGACCAGCAATACATGATTTTGAGTGCAGCAAGAAAACATTTCAGCACTGGTGGAAATAAGAGAATCAAGTACACTCTCCCACCCATCGTGTTTCAAGCTTATCAGTTGGCCTTTACCTACAAGAGCCTGAAAGATCAA GATGACATGTGGCAGAAAAAGTGTCAGAAAATCTTTCAATTCTGTCACGTGACAATCACCGCATTGATGAAAGCCGAGCTTGCCGAACTTCCACTTCGGCTTTTTCTCCAAGGAGCCATTGCTATTGGTGAAATTCGCTTTGATAACTTCGAAACAGTCGCCTATGAATTTATGAGTCAAGCTTTCTCCATTTACGAAGATGAGATTAGCGATTCGAAAGCCCAGTTAGCTGCCATTACACTTATAATCGCAACTTTCGAACAAATGAGTTGCTTTTCCGAAGAGAATGCTGAACCAGTTAGAAACCAGTGTGCACTTTACGCTAGCAAGTTACTGAAGAAGCCAGATCAATGCAGAGGGGTTTCTACTTGTTCCCACATATTCTGGTCTGGAAAGTCAATTGCCACTGGTGGTAAAGAG ATGCAAGACGGGAACAAAGTACTGGATTGCTTGAAAAAGGGAATTAGAATAGCGAGCCAGTGCATGGATACGTCTGTCCAAGTTCAACTTTTTGTTGAATTGCTTAATCATTATATTTACTTTTACGAAAAAGGAAATGCAGCG TTGAGCGTACAAATTTTGAACCAAGTGATTGCCAAGATAAGGGAGGAATTGCCAAACCTCGAGGTTAGCGAAGAAACGGAACAGATTCAAAAACATTTAGCAAATACTCTAGAGCACCTTCGGAACCGGATGGAGTCTCCCGAATCGGAAGGTCCATCGTATCAAGGTCTCGTACTGTAA
- the LOC107227869 gene encoding vacuolar protein sorting-associated protein 35 isoform X2 has product MMDWGWQFRSDSNPMTPTMTGVEEQEKLLEDAVGVVKVQAFQMKHCLDKSRLMDALKHASTMLGELRTSLLSPKSYYELYMAITDELRHLELYLLDEFQKGRKVADLYELVQYAGNIVPRLYLLITVGLVYIKTNPCLKRDLLRDLVEMCRGVQHPLRGLFLRNYLLQCTRNVLPDVAEGVEQEGTVSTRERFPGMLLLQVRDSIDFVLMNFAEMNKLWVRMQHQGHSRDRERREREREELRILVGTNLVRLSQLETVTLDKYKKLVLPGILEQVVSCRDAIAQEYLMECIIQVFPDEFHLQTLNAFLKSCAELQNGVNVKNIIISLIDRLAAFSQRSDGVGGPGSPSQLQGIPTDVKLFDVFSDQVATIIQTRQDMPPEDIVSLQVALINLAHKCYPDRVDYIDKVLSTTVQIFQKLNIERLEYNSAVSRELSRLVKIPVDNYKNILTVLKLEHFAPLLEYFDYEGRKSLAVYIITNILDNETLIPAQEQVDAVLSMVSPLVQDQPDQPTIEEDPEDFAEEQGLLGRLIHHFKSETADQQYMILSAARKHFSTGGNKRIKYTLPPIVFQAYQLAFTYKSLKDQDDMWQKKCQKIFQFCHVTITALMKAELAELPLRLFLQGAIAIGEIRFDNFETVAYEFMSQAFSIYEDEISDSKAQLAAITLIIATFEQMSCFSEENAEPVRNQCALYASKLLKKPDQCRGVSTCSHIFWSGKSIATGGKEMQDGNKVLDCLKKGIRIASQCMDTSVQVQLFVELLNHYIYFYEKGNAALSVQILNQVIAKIREELPNLEVSEETEQIQKHLANTLEHLRNRMESPESEGPSYQGLVL; this is encoded by the exons atgatgGACTGGGGATGGCAGTTCAGATCTGATTCtaac CCAATGACACCAACCATGACTGGCGTTGAGGAGCAAGAAAAACTATTGGAGGATGCCGTCGGTGTTGTTAAGGTTCAGGCCTTTCAGATGAAGCACTGCCTAGATAAATCCAGGCTCATGGATGCACTAAAACATGCTTCGACCATGCTGGGAGAGCTCCGCACCTCGCTGCTGAGTCCCAAGAGTTACTATGAACTGT ACATGGCGATAACTGACGAGCTTCGACATCTGGAACTTTACTTACTAGATGAGTTTCAGAAAGGGAGAAAAGTTGCAGATCTCTATGAGCTTGTTCAATATGCTGGAAATATTGTACCTAGATT GTATCTACTCATAACGGTCGGTCTAGTTTATATTAAGACAAATCCCTGCTTGAAGAGAGATCTACTGCGTGATTTAGTAGAAATGTGCCGTGGAGTTCAGCATCCATTGAGAGGGTTGtttttaagaaattatttACTACAATGCACACGAAACGTGTTGCCTGACGTAGCTGAGGGAGTTGAACAAGAGGGCACGGTGAGTACGCGAGAGCGTTTCCCAGGAATGTTGCTGTTGCAG GTACGAGACAGTATTGACTTTGTGTTGATGAACTTTGCTGAAATGAATAAGCTGTGGGTCAGAATGCAGCATCAGGGTCACAGCAGAGACagggaaagaagagaaaggGAACGCGAAGAGCTACGGATCCTGGTCGGAACAAATTTAGTCAGACTCAGCCAGTTAGAGACGGTTACCCTTGACAAATACAAGAAG TTGGTTTTACCAGGAATATTAGAACAGGTTGTTAGCTGCAGGGATGCAATCGCGCAGGAATACCTCATGGAATGCATAATCCAG GTGTTTCCTGATGAATTTCACTTACAAACGCTGAATGCGTTTCTGAAATCATGTGCCGAGCTGCAAAATGGTGTAAATGTAAAGaacatcattatttcattGATTGACAGACTGGCCGCTTTCAGTCAGCGATCAGATGGAGTCGGTGGACCAGGAAGCCCAAGTCAACTTCAAGGAATTCCAACAGATGTGAAATTGTTCGATGTATTTAGTGACCAAGTGGCGACGATCATTCAG ACCAGGCAAGACATGCCACCCGAAGACATTGTGTCGCTCCAAGTAGCGCTCATCAATTTAGCGCACAAGTGTTATCCAGACAGAGTTGATTACATCGACAAGGTTTTGTCAACCACGGTGCAAATATTCCAGAAGCTCAATATTGAAAG ATTAGAATACAACAGTGCAGTTTCGAGGGAATTATCCAGGCTGGTGAAAATACCTGTCGATAACTATAAGAACATACTGACCGTTTTGAAACTCGAACATTTCGCACCACTTTTGGAATACTTCGATTATGAAGGAAGGAAATCATTGGCTGTTTACATAATCACGAATATCTTGGATAATGAAACCCTGATACCTGCGCAAGAACAAGTCGACGCTGTCCTGTCAATGGTTTCTCCTCTGGTTCAAGACCAACCAGACCAACCAACTATTGAAGAAGATCCCGAAGATTTTGCCGAAGAACAGGGCCTTCTTGGTAGACTGATTCATCACTTTAAATCGGAAACTGCTGACCAGCAATACATGATTTTGAGTGCAGCAAGAAAACATTTCAGCACTGGTGGAAATAAGAGAATCAAGTACACTCTCCCACCCATCGTGTTTCAAGCTTATCAGTTGGCCTTTACCTACAAGAGCCTGAAAGATCAA GATGACATGTGGCAGAAAAAGTGTCAGAAAATCTTTCAATTCTGTCACGTGACAATCACCGCATTGATGAAAGCCGAGCTTGCCGAACTTCCACTTCGGCTTTTTCTCCAAGGAGCCATTGCTATTGGTGAAATTCGCTTTGATAACTTCGAAACAGTCGCCTATGAATTTATGAGTCAAGCTTTCTCCATTTACGAAGATGAGATTAGCGATTCGAAAGCCCAGTTAGCTGCCATTACACTTATAATCGCAACTTTCGAACAAATGAGTTGCTTTTCCGAAGAGAATGCTGAACCAGTTAGAAACCAGTGTGCACTTTACGCTAGCAAGTTACTGAAGAAGCCAGATCAATGCAGAGGGGTTTCTACTTGTTCCCACATATTCTGGTCTGGAAAGTCAATTGCCACTGGTGGTAAAGAG ATGCAAGACGGGAACAAAGTACTGGATTGCTTGAAAAAGGGAATTAGAATAGCGAGCCAGTGCATGGATACGTCTGTCCAAGTTCAACTTTTTGTTGAATTGCTTAATCATTATATTTACTTTTACGAAAAAGGAAATGCAGCG TTGAGCGTACAAATTTTGAACCAAGTGATTGCCAAGATAAGGGAGGAATTGCCAAACCTCGAGGTTAGCGAAGAAACGGAACAGATTCAAAAACATTTAGCAAATACTCTAGAGCACCTTCGGAACCGGATGGAGTCTCCCGAATCGGAAGGTCCATCGTATCAAGGTCTCGTACTGTAA
- the LOC107227869 gene encoding vacuolar protein sorting-associated protein 35 isoform X5, translating into MMDWGWQFRSDSNVSLFFSQPMTPTMTGVEEQEKLLEDAVGVVKVQAFQMKHCLDKSRLMDALKHASTMLGELRTSLLSPKSYYELYMAITDELRHLELYLLDEFQKGRKVADLYELVQYAGNIVPRLYLLITVGLVYIKTNPCLKRDLLRDLVEMCRGVQHPLRGLFLRNYLLQCTRNVLPDVAEGVEQEGTVRDSIDFVLMNFAEMNKLWVRMQHQGHSRDRERREREREELRILVGTNLVRLSQLETVTLDKYKKLVLPGILEQVVSCRDAIAQEYLMECIIQVFPDEFHLQTLNAFLKSCAELQNGVNVKNIIISLIDRLAAFSQRSDGVGGPGSPSQLQGIPTDVKLFDVFSDQVATIIQTRQDMPPEDIVSLQVALINLAHKCYPDRVDYIDKVLSTTVQIFQKLNIERLEYNSAVSRELSRLVKIPVDNYKNILTVLKLEHFAPLLEYFDYEGRKSLAVYIITNILDNETLIPAQEQVDAVLSMVSPLVQDQPDQPTIEEDPEDFAEEQGLLGRLIHHFKSETADQQYMILSAARKHFSTGGNKRIKYTLPPIVFQAYQLAFTYKSLKDQDDMWQKKCQKIFQFCHVTITALMKAELAELPLRLFLQGAIAIGEIRFDNFETVAYEFMSQAFSIYEDEISDSKAQLAAITLIIATFEQMSCFSEENAEPVRNQCALYASKLLKKPDQCRGVSTCSHIFWSGKSIATGGKEMQDGNKVLDCLKKGIRIASQCMDTSVQVQLFVELLNHYIYFYEKGNAALSVQILNQVIAKIREELPNLEVSEETEQIQKHLANTLEHLRNRMESPESEGPSYQGLVL; encoded by the exons atgatgGACTGGGGATGGCAGTTCAGATCTGATTCtaac GTATCTCTGTTTTTTTCGCAGCCAATGACACCAACCATGACTGGCGTTGAGGAGCAAGAAAAACTATTGGAGGATGCCGTCGGTGTTGTTAAGGTTCAGGCCTTTCAGATGAAGCACTGCCTAGATAAATCCAGGCTCATGGATGCACTAAAACATGCTTCGACCATGCTGGGAGAGCTCCGCACCTCGCTGCTGAGTCCCAAGAGTTACTATGAACTGT ACATGGCGATAACTGACGAGCTTCGACATCTGGAACTTTACTTACTAGATGAGTTTCAGAAAGGGAGAAAAGTTGCAGATCTCTATGAGCTTGTTCAATATGCTGGAAATATTGTACCTAGATT GTATCTACTCATAACGGTCGGTCTAGTTTATATTAAGACAAATCCCTGCTTGAAGAGAGATCTACTGCGTGATTTAGTAGAAATGTGCCGTGGAGTTCAGCATCCATTGAGAGGGTTGtttttaagaaattatttACTACAATGCACACGAAACGTGTTGCCTGACGTAGCTGAGGGAGTTGAACAAGAGGGCACG GTACGAGACAGTATTGACTTTGTGTTGATGAACTTTGCTGAAATGAATAAGCTGTGGGTCAGAATGCAGCATCAGGGTCACAGCAGAGACagggaaagaagagaaaggGAACGCGAAGAGCTACGGATCCTGGTCGGAACAAATTTAGTCAGACTCAGCCAGTTAGAGACGGTTACCCTTGACAAATACAAGAAG TTGGTTTTACCAGGAATATTAGAACAGGTTGTTAGCTGCAGGGATGCAATCGCGCAGGAATACCTCATGGAATGCATAATCCAG GTGTTTCCTGATGAATTTCACTTACAAACGCTGAATGCGTTTCTGAAATCATGTGCCGAGCTGCAAAATGGTGTAAATGTAAAGaacatcattatttcattGATTGACAGACTGGCCGCTTTCAGTCAGCGATCAGATGGAGTCGGTGGACCAGGAAGCCCAAGTCAACTTCAAGGAATTCCAACAGATGTGAAATTGTTCGATGTATTTAGTGACCAAGTGGCGACGATCATTCAG ACCAGGCAAGACATGCCACCCGAAGACATTGTGTCGCTCCAAGTAGCGCTCATCAATTTAGCGCACAAGTGTTATCCAGACAGAGTTGATTACATCGACAAGGTTTTGTCAACCACGGTGCAAATATTCCAGAAGCTCAATATTGAAAG ATTAGAATACAACAGTGCAGTTTCGAGGGAATTATCCAGGCTGGTGAAAATACCTGTCGATAACTATAAGAACATACTGACCGTTTTGAAACTCGAACATTTCGCACCACTTTTGGAATACTTCGATTATGAAGGAAGGAAATCATTGGCTGTTTACATAATCACGAATATCTTGGATAATGAAACCCTGATACCTGCGCAAGAACAAGTCGACGCTGTCCTGTCAATGGTTTCTCCTCTGGTTCAAGACCAACCAGACCAACCAACTATTGAAGAAGATCCCGAAGATTTTGCCGAAGAACAGGGCCTTCTTGGTAGACTGATTCATCACTTTAAATCGGAAACTGCTGACCAGCAATACATGATTTTGAGTGCAGCAAGAAAACATTTCAGCACTGGTGGAAATAAGAGAATCAAGTACACTCTCCCACCCATCGTGTTTCAAGCTTATCAGTTGGCCTTTACCTACAAGAGCCTGAAAGATCAA GATGACATGTGGCAGAAAAAGTGTCAGAAAATCTTTCAATTCTGTCACGTGACAATCACCGCATTGATGAAAGCCGAGCTTGCCGAACTTCCACTTCGGCTTTTTCTCCAAGGAGCCATTGCTATTGGTGAAATTCGCTTTGATAACTTCGAAACAGTCGCCTATGAATTTATGAGTCAAGCTTTCTCCATTTACGAAGATGAGATTAGCGATTCGAAAGCCCAGTTAGCTGCCATTACACTTATAATCGCAACTTTCGAACAAATGAGTTGCTTTTCCGAAGAGAATGCTGAACCAGTTAGAAACCAGTGTGCACTTTACGCTAGCAAGTTACTGAAGAAGCCAGATCAATGCAGAGGGGTTTCTACTTGTTCCCACATATTCTGGTCTGGAAAGTCAATTGCCACTGGTGGTAAAGAG ATGCAAGACGGGAACAAAGTACTGGATTGCTTGAAAAAGGGAATTAGAATAGCGAGCCAGTGCATGGATACGTCTGTCCAAGTTCAACTTTTTGTTGAATTGCTTAATCATTATATTTACTTTTACGAAAAAGGAAATGCAGCG TTGAGCGTACAAATTTTGAACCAAGTGATTGCCAAGATAAGGGAGGAATTGCCAAACCTCGAGGTTAGCGAAGAAACGGAACAGATTCAAAAACATTTAGCAAATACTCTAGAGCACCTTCGGAACCGGATGGAGTCTCCCGAATCGGAAGGTCCATCGTATCAAGGTCTCGTACTGTAA